The Salvelinus sp. IW2-2015 linkage group LG8, ASM291031v2, whole genome shotgun sequence genome window below encodes:
- the LOC111968148 gene encoding CDP-diacylglycerol--glycerol-3-phosphate 3-phosphatidyltransferase, mitochondrial — MAAPLTWRRLGYCVYTRALAGVFTRISDRFFRTRDRRRGSLLLLAPLLAEADSSPLPLFRSPGSTGAQGTDGLHARFLWMAEHVPAFRVPGTHIHILTSPDQFYQAMKARIKTAKRRVVMASLYLGTGPLEQDLVDCMQEALQRSQEVDNSDLQVSILLDYTRGSRGQTNSRTMLLPLLQQYSSGMRVSLYHTPDLRGLLRLLVPQRFNETIGVQHIKAYLFDDDLIISGANLSDSYFTNRQDRYVLLENCWEVADFFSDLVGAVGDVSLQLQPDNSVSMMENMVHPYRGNRDDFSASARQHIMEVVNTARTRQDIAKSERLKRESKGEEGGEEDTWVFPLIQMKPLGIQVDEEITQRLLTDAGPGATVFLTSGYFNLTRAYMSLVLGVGADYRILTASPEVNGFFGAKGIAGEIPAAYIHIARQFYSKVCQLGQQERVHLHEYHRAHWTFHAKGLWYYLRGQVRPCLTLIGSPNFGYRSVHRDLEAQIAIVTENQDLQAHLQEEQEMLYQRSTEVSSSTFQQPDRHVKLWVKLVTPLIKNFF, encoded by the exons ATGGCGGCTCCCTTAACGTGGAGGAGGctggggtactgtgtgtacacGCGGGCCCTGGCTGGGGTTTTCACCCGAATATCAGACCGATTCTTCCGTACACGCGATCGGAGGAGAGG gTCATTGTTGCTCCTAGCCCCTCTCCTAGCAGAGGCagactcctctccccttcctctcttcagATCCCCCGGGTCGACTGGAGCTCAGGGCACCGATGGCCTCCATGCCCGCTTCCTTTGGATGGCAGAACATGTACCCGCCTTCAGGGTGCCTggcacacacatccacatcctCACCTCCCCTGACCAGTTTTACCAGGCAATGaag GCTCGAATAAAGACGGCTAAGAGGCGAGTGGTGATGGCCTCGCTGTATCTGGGTACAGGACCCCTGGAACAGGACCTGGTGGACTGTATGCAGGAAGCTCTGCAGCGTTCACAGGAGGTTGACAACTCCGACCTGCAGGTCTCCATTCTTTTAGACTACACACGCGGCTCACGAG gTCAGACTAACTCTAGGACCATGTTACTGCCGTTGCTGCAGCAGTACAGCAGTGGGATGCGTGTGTCTCTGTACCATACCCCTGACCTGAGAGGGCTGCTCCGGCTCCTGGTCCCACAGCGCTTCAACGAGACCATCGGGGTACAGCACATCAAAGCCTACCTGTTTGACGATGACCTCATCATCAgcgg GGCCAACCTGAGTGACTCGTACTTCACCAACAGACAGGACCGCTATGTGCTCCTGGAGAACTGTTGGGAGGTGGCAGACTTCTTCTCTGATCTGGTGGGTGCCGTGGGAGACGTGTCATTACAGCTACAGCCTGACAACTCTGTCAGCATGATGGAAAACATGGTGCACCCCTACAGAG GTAACCGGGATGATTTCTCGGCGTCGGCCCGGCAACACATCATGGAGGTAGTGAACACGGCTCGTACGCGCCAAGACATCGCCAAATCTGAACGTTTGAAGCGGGAGAGCAAGggtgaagagggaggggaggaggacactTGGGTTTTTCCTCTGATTCAGATGAAACCTCTGGGAATACAGGTGGATGAGGAGATCACACAG CGTTTGCTGACAGATGCGGGTCCCGGTGCAACTGTGTTTCTGACGTCAGGGTATTTCAACCTGACAAGGGCCTACATGTCGCTGGTTCTGGGGGTGGGCGCCGACTATCGGATCCTCACCGCCTCCCCGGAGGTCAACGGGTTTTTCGGTGCCAAGGGCATTGCCGGGGAGATCCCAGCCGCCTACATCCACATTGCCAGACAGTTCTACAGCAAAGTGTGTCAGCTGGGACAGCAGGAGAGAGTTCACCTTCACGAGTATCACAGAGCACACTGGACCTTCCACGCCAagg GGCTGTGGTACTACCTGCGGGGGCAGGTACGGCCGTGCCTGACTCTGATTGGCTCTCCTAACTTTGGCTACCGCTCGGTGCACCGGGACCTGGARGCCCAGATCGCCATAGTAACAGAGAACCAGGACCTACAAGCCCACTTGCAGGAA GAGCAGGAGATGTTGTACCAGAGGTCTACAGAGGTGTCCAGCTCTACGTTCCAGCAGCCAGATCGCCATGTCAAGCTGTGGGTCAAATTGGTCACTCCCCTCATCAAGAACTTCTTCTGA